The following DNA comes from Naumovozyma dairenensis CBS 421 chromosome 4, complete genome.
tatGGAAAGTTAAATGTGGATGATCTTTAGTTAAATCTTTGGTCTGTGTTCTTAATTTGACTTGGTGTGTATCTCTTGTATTAGTACAACGTGGTAAGTATAATGATTTCCCTTGTTCAAATATCCATTTTATTATACCCTGTGTGTTTACTTCTGAATGGTCCATGCTCATGAAACATGCTATTGAGTGGTATGGTTTCAATATGGGTGCTAGTGAGTCAACGATGATCGCAGATTGAATATCGACGGATGTCTTTGATACTTGACTCAGTGACACATTGAATTGCTTTCTTAATGCTTGTTTCGCAGCTTTCGTAGTGGCAGTGTTTGGCATTGGCATTGGCATTGGCACAGGCATACAGACATATATTTAGATGGtctatctatatatatatatgtatacaATTGTTGTCTCTGTTAATCATATTAAATAACTGTCACCGTCGCTGTCACTGTCACTGTCACTatccaatatatatatatatatatataccgTCTGCAATGTATTGTAATGTCAGTCAGTCAGCCAAAACGTTCCATGTGAGATATTATGGTTATTTTCATCTGACCGTCTAACGTGATTCATTTTCGCGtcacaaaataaaaacaaaaataaaaacaaaaaataaaaataatttaataaaaaatggcGACAGAGAGTACACCCGCACACCCCGGCAGCGGCCCTTGTGAGATGGTTACTCCACTTTCCCTACGGCCCCTTCTGGggaaactgaaaaatttctgtcaaaaaataaaaagtttCAAAACTCGAGAGAAGAAGAGCTTACATAGATGTACATATGTtattatatacatatatgaCTCAAAGGtcttatatataaacttatttattatttgatccGTGGATTGCATAGTTGCTctttttctatataaaagtatacatacatacaatCCCGTTTGTTTGTCTGTTTGTCTGtctgtttgtttgtttgtttgtttgttgtttgtttttaGATTCAAACTTATCTCTTCTCTGACCTGGTCCAATAAACTATACACTAGCCATAAGTATGTTGGGTAGACAAACTCTGAAACTAAGACCAACTCTTGGTTCCCAATTTTCACATATAACAAGGTCTCTAGCAACTGCTCCATTAGATGCATCCAGACTTCAAGTAACTCCAATCTCCCATCCATCTACTCCAAAACCAAATGATCAATTAGTCTTCGGTAAGACATTCACAGATCACATGTTGACCGTTGAATGGACCAAAGAAAACGGTTGGGATGCTCCACAAATTAAACCATACGCAAACTTATCCCTACCACCCTCCGCTTGTGTATTCCATTACGCATTCGAATTATTCGAAGGGTTAAAAGCATACCGTACCCCAGATAACAAAATCACCATGTTCCGTCCAGACATGAACATGGCCAGAATGAACAAATCAGCAGCAAGAATTTGTTTACCAACTTTCCAATCTGAAGAATTAGTTAAACTAATGGGTAAATTGATTGAACAAGATAAACATTTAGTACCACAGGGACAAGGTTATTCTCTATACATTAGACCGACTTTAATCGGTACCACTGCTGCCCTTGGGGTAAGTACCCCTGATAAGGCATTATTATTCGTCATTTGTTCACCTGTTGGACCATACTATAAGACTGGTTTCAAAGCAGTTAGATTGGAAGCTACAGATTATGCAACAAGAGCTTGGCCAGGTGGTGTAGGTGATAAGAAATTGGGGGCTAATTATGCTCCTTGTATATTACCACAATTACAAGCCGCTGAAAGAGGTTATCAACAAAACTTATGGTTGTTTGGTCCTGAAAAGAATATCACTGAAGTTGGTACCATGAATGTATTCTTTGTGTTCCAAAATAAGGCTACCGGGAAAAAGGAATTGGTTACTGCTCCTTTGGATGGAACTATCTTGGAAGGTGTCACTAGAGATTCTGTATTAGCATTGGCAAGAGAAAAATTGGATCCAAATGAATGGGAAGTCAATGAACGTTATTATTCTATCACTGAAGTCGCTGAAAAGGCTCAAAAGGGTGAACTTTTGGAAGCTTTCGGTTCAGGTACCGCTGCGGTTGTGTCTCCAATTAAGGAAATCGGTTGGAATGGTCAAGCCATTCATGTCCCATTATTACCTGGTGAACAATCTGGTCCATTGACTAAGGATGTGGCTAAATGGATCGCTGATATTCAATATGGTAAAGAAAAGCATGGTAACTGGTCAAAAGTCGTCGCCGATTTGAATTAGCatatatcatatttatAACTGAATAGGTATTAATTTTACAATATTTCTCTAAATAACGAAAACTCATAAATACATAGAAAAagaactaataataataacaacataACGCCTTATCATGTCGTCTTTACATCAAATTCAGATAACCaatcaattaaaatttGTTCCGCTTCAAGTGATGAACCAACAATATGACCCGTTGGTACATTAACATCCCCGTCAGTGTCAATATCATTACCATTGGGTATCCGAGtatctaattttttcctATCTATCTCCCATtgttttaaatattcttcaaaatttacacttgtttccaaattttttatattttgtcTACTTTCTATAAAAATCGTTGATGAGTTTAATTCGTCTCTAAGGGATTCATTAGaggaaataaaattggAATGTATCTCCCAAACTTTCTCCTTAACTGTCCTAACAAGCATGAATTTATAAATGTCATCTTTTTTCCAAAGTGGTGCCAAttttaattctaataaattcatAGCTTGTTCAATTAACAGATATCTATAAAATACTGGAGCCCTCTTAATTACATCATGAACATCTTTATCCattgaattacaaaataagGAGTCCTtgacatcatcatcaccctcgattaaataaattttcttcgGGTTTTCATAAATATCCttcaatataatgaaaagataTTGCATCACCGTGGAACCTCTCGTATACcataaaaatttatcagtATCCTTTTCAATTAACCTTTTCAAagtagaaaataataaaagtaaaGATCCTTCAATGACACTATCTGGATATACTTGTTCAGATTTCAAAATCCATGTAATATcgtttttattattctttttcaattgttgttgttgttgtgcACAGTTCTTccttttatcattatcattatcattgttTTTTGATCCAGCAGAATATAATCCAAGTAatccaaaatatttcaaatataatcGATATAAAAACACTTTCAAAGtgttaataaaataattggAATGAGGGAAGTTTCTCCCAGataattgattatttaacCTTTCAATCTTAGCATATACACAACGTAATTTCTCGTGATCCTCTTTCATCTcaacatattttttatgtTCCATAATATCATAAAACGCAgcattaataattaatcGACCTATGGTAAATTCTAAGGGAATGCTTTCCAAACATGTTGGAATTTTCTCCATAGGCCAATCTGGgttgaatttttcagacATAAATGGTAATCCATAAACTACCGACGCAGAACCTTCAATATACAATAAATAGGACCAAAgtaatttcaaatgttgATATTCTTCCTCCTGTATATTGTCCTCCTGCTTGGTAGAATGTTCCATAAGTTTCTTCTCAACACCTAATTGTTGTGCTATTCGAACCAACATCACTGAGTAACCAATGGCTTCCGTCATGTTAGGATcttgaatgaaattaacAATAAGAAATGATTGTAAAGATTCTAAAGTAGGCCTTGTTGGGAACACAGATAACtccaataaatatttatgactttgataatatttattacaaaGTAATAAATCAGGGATAATTGATGATGCAACGATGGAATATGATGAACAGAAAAATATGGACATGATtagtaataaatttgagATAGATAAATCTGTCCCTGATTGGATTGAGTTATAAATACCAATCAATTTTTGGCGGACAAGGCTTCGATCTAATACGGGGATTATTGGATGTATCGTTTCAAAATATGTGTCAATTTGAGATAAGGCAACCTCTAAGGAATCAGGTATCAGATTGATTATATCCTCTAGTGTTATTGCAAAAAGATGGGGGACAAATCTGTCGAACGTAGTAATGGCATTCTTGCTCATCTTTGATGACAATTCTTCTGTGTCATTTGATGCAACAGAAGAAATGTTTTCATCATTGACAGAATTCGTAAAAAATGGATATAAATACTTGGATTTGAGAGGTGAAGAAGTCTTGTTTGtagtttttatttttcttaccTTCCCACTGTTTGATGAGAGTGGTAGTTTTGGACTTGGAGTCGTTGATTCTGAATGAGACGTGGAATCATGATTCTGGAGTTCACCTTTATCAAAACCGTAAATACATTCGTCAATTAAGCCAACTGCAATGCATTTGGAGCATGGTTTCTCTTTATTACACTTCAATTTGTGAGTGTAACAATATTTACATGACTTAATAAGCCTCTTTCGTTTAATAACTCGAGCAGTAGTACGGTTCTCGATGGACATTGCATTTCCTTTGGAACTTACGATTAAAAGGTAAGCCGTATCAGACGTGGTATAATAGtcaattgaattttgtACTAGGAAAACCCTTTTCACCCCTTGGATACCTACCAATCTCTTATGTAATGCATAACTCTTGGGAATACgtttgttttgtttctaGTATCAGATTCTATCatgaatcatcatcaccatcgCGTACAACATTAatatatgttttatttaaaggatattttattaattgcTAAAACGATCCAACAGCCACGGTCTTACGAGAATATAAACTAAGCAACTCATTGACACAATACTTATCTATTCACTCTAACATTCAGCTCTAAAAAGTATCGAACCAATAAGGGAAAATGACAAATATGAAACACACAATTCCTGTATTCCATATCCAGCCTGATTTCCACGAAGTGATTGAAGACTTACAGAATCCTCCAAGAACTGATGATAAGCGCAACCAAACTGCAGTCGATGAAGATGCAttctatataaatatgGATAGGACTTTGAATGAAGTGAAAGAATACAGAATTAGAGTCAGCAATAAGGGCACGAGATTCCAACCAGTGCATGATCGACAGAACACCTTCAATCATTCTTCGCAGAATGGTAGATTATATAACGCCGAGTTAGATGGGCAACAATCTGAATTCTTAATACCAGATTGGACTTGGCAAAATAACATTGATTATCAACCTAGTATACTTAATAATAAGACATTCACCTCCATCGACGTGATCCAAAATAATTCGGCAGTGAAATTCGCTGTAGGGGATAATGTGGGTAATATATCGGTATTTGATGATACAATGAATCTAACCTGTCAATTAGATGATGCCCATTTTGATGAAATCTcgaatttaaagatattcCCAAGCGGTgaagtattattatctgcTTCCATTGATAtgcaattgaaaatatggTCTTTAAAAGATGGATCAAATCCTAGAACTTTCCTTGGTCATAAGGGGAAAGTTACAGACACAGTTTTGATTGAAAGAGGTAGAAACttcttatcatcatcacgAGATGGATCCATTAGATTATGGGAATGTAGCACTGGTACCACGATAAGAACATTTacaagaaaggaaaatcCAAATGATGCAATTCTTTCCATGGGGTTATTGAGCAATGATAACCCCTTAACGAATGAACCAGCTTCCATGAATGGAAACAGCCTGGACTTTGGGACAAAGGGTAAAACTGTTATTTCGTCCCATAAATCTGGTGTGCTTACTTTGCATGATGTATTTACTAAAGAATCTCTTTTACAAATGCCCAGTATATTCATGGAACCATGTAATAGTGTAATTGTTAATCCACAAGATAACAACTACGTGTATGCAGGATATGAAAACGGGTCTATCCTCATATGGGATATTCGTTCGAATACAGTTCCATTGGAGGAAGTCGTTATCAATAAAGGTATTGCTATAAATgcattaaaatattatgataataaacTGGCAATTTCTTCAGGAACTGATACAAGCTTATTGCTAGACTTAGATAGTTCAGGTTCACAATTCCAGAATTATATCCCTACTTTTCTTGTAAACGATGATTGTCAAGTTACTTCTTTTGCTACAGACTCCAAGAAAATCTATATAGTGGGTAATAATAGTTTCTGGGCTAGTTTCAAACTTTGATGTATATCGTTTTCCATTATAAATCGCATGATTATGTTCAATAAATTACCAACCGTTTACCAACCGTTTGAGCATGATCTATATATAGTGACCATAACTAATGCTCTTAActttaaatttgataaaattttaatttgcagtaatttatttaattgcAGTCTCTagaaaagattatttatttcttattttaaTACAAATATCAGGATAGTTGATATCATTTTGTACCGTATATGTAATGGTGTTACTAATGATTCCTCTGACacttttgttcttcttttcttattttttttgaaaaatctacGACAATAATACCATAATAAgcttatttgaaatttcgctggaaacaaaaatatatttgtgTAGTTCAGAGATCTGTGAAGGCAGAACGTAAGactaaaataaataatgagGAAACTACACTATAAAGACAGCGAGTATTATCTATTTAAGCAGACCCTCACTCCTTTATTGAACAATTGGATGTTACTAACCACGACATTCTAAATTAGCTATGAGCCAAGAGAATAAAAAGGAAGCATCAACATCTCAAGATGACGAACTCTTAGAGATGTTCTTCGATGAAGGTTTTGTTCCACAAGCATACATAGATATATTCATATCCACACTGAATGCCAACAAACCCAACCAAATACAAACAGCATCATCAGCATTATTAGCAAGGTTAGATTTCTACACAAAGTACCTAACTAAGGAATTGGAAACAACTATCTGGGAccttgaaaaattatcagaAGCACTACCTGCAACTTTGAGCAGCAATTGGCCAGCAATTGAAGATCATGATCCTACTTCATTTGGTGCCTCGAAAttggaatattatatagatACATTAGGCAGTGCAGTGCGAGGACTAGAAACAGATATGGATAAAGTTGATAGTAAATTAGATGCCCTAAATTCAAActatgaaaaaaatagtaataatttGATGCAAAAATTGAAGGGCTTAGAAACTATAAAATCAAGATTAAATAATGTATTACAAACATTTAATGAGTTGAAGATTATTTTAGATATATCGTCAGATGAGAAAGATAAGGACGTTAATCGGAGAAAAATAGCGACCACGTCACTTGATGATTTTACGATATCCTTAAGAACATTAGAAGATACAATTATTAGTGCACTGAATGAATCGTTAGATAGTGAGAAGTCAAATGAGATAAATGATGAACTTCTGAAAAGAATTGAccaattgaatgatttacTCCCATTGTTTAACGGATTCGATAAATTTAATACAGTCTACTCTCAATTCTCTACCAATATTAAACACGGAgttaaagaatatttaagTACGAAGGATATTGACGCTGAACTTGGTTCATAaatagtaaaaaaaaaaataataggaCAAATCgtgtatttttatttaattttggaATGGTATATATAAACTTATAAATAACTCATAATGATTTTGGGTTGTCATATCATATTAAATCTTTTACTTTCGTAAACCCATATGAACAatgaatgataaaaaaattattgcaCAGTTTCCCTGTGGGAAAATAAAGTCCCTGTGATTCCAACAAAAAAGAATC
Coding sequences within:
- the BAT1 gene encoding branched-chain-amino-acid transaminase BAT1 (similar to Saccharomyces cerevisiae BAT2 (YJR148W) and BAT1 (YHR208W); ancestral locus Anc_4.389) is translated as MLGRQTLKLRPTLGSQFSHITRSLATAPLDASRLQVTPISHPSTPKPNDQLVFGKTFTDHMLTVEWTKENGWDAPQIKPYANLSLPPSACVFHYAFELFEGLKAYRTPDNKITMFRPDMNMARMNKSAARICLPTFQSEELVKLMGKLIEQDKHLVPQGQGYSLYIRPTLIGTTAALGVSTPDKALLFVICSPVGPYYKTGFKAVRLEATDYATRAWPGGVGDKKLGANYAPCILPQLQAAERGYQQNLWLFGPEKNITEVGTMNVFFVFQNKATGKKELVTAPLDGTILEGVTRDSVLALAREKLDPNEWEVNERYYSITEVAEKAQKGELLEAFGSGTAAVVSPIKEIGWNGQAIHVPLLPGEQSGPLTKDVAKWIADIQYGKEKHGNWSKVVADLN
- the NDAI0D03480 gene encoding uncharacterized protein (ancestral locus Anc_4.121); the protein is MSIENRTTARVIKRKRLIKSCKYCYTHKLKCNKEKPCSKCIAVGLIDECIYGFDKGELQNHDSTSHSESTTPSPKLPLSSNSGKVRKIKTTNKTSSPLKSKYLYPFFTNSVNDENISSVASNDTEELSSKMSKNAITTFDRFVPHLFAITLEDIINLIPDSLEVALSQIDTYFETIHPIIPVLDRSLVRQKLIGIYNSIQSGTDLSISNLLLIMSIFFCSSYSIVASSIIPDLLLCNKYYQSHKYLLELSVFPTRPTLESLQSFLIVNFIQDPNMTEAIGYSVMLVRIAQQLGVEKKLMEHSTKQEDNIQEEEYQHLKLLWSYLLYIEGSASVVYGLPFMSEKFNPDWPMEKIPTCLESIPLEFTIGRLIINAAFYDIMEHKKYVEMKEDHEKLRCVYAKIERLNNQLSGRNFPHSNYFINTLKVFLYRLYLKYFGLLGLYSAGSKNNDNDNDKRKNCAQQQQQLKKNNKNDITWILKSEQVYPDSVIEGSLLLLFSTLKRLIEKDTDKFLWYTRGSTVMQYLFIILKDIYENPKKIYLIEGDDDVKDSLFCNSMDKDVHDVIKRAPVFYRYLLIEQAMNLLELKLAPLWKKDDIYKFMLVRTVKEKVWEIHSNFISSNESLRDELNSSTIFIESRQNIKNLETSVNFEEYLKQWEIDRKKLDTRIPNGNDIDTDGDVNVPTGHIVGSSLEAEQILIDWLSEFDVKTT
- the RPN14 gene encoding Rpn14p (similar to Saccharomyces cerevisiae RPN14 (YGL004C); ancestral locus Anc_4.119), with the translated sequence MTNMKHTIPVFHIQPDFHEVIEDLQNPPRTDDKRNQTAVDEDAFYINMDRTLNEVKEYRIRVSNKGTRFQPVHDRQNTFNHSSQNGRLYNAELDGQQSEFLIPDWTWQNNIDYQPSILNNKTFTSIDVIQNNSAVKFAVGDNVGNISVFDDTMNLTCQLDDAHFDEISNLKIFPSGEVLLSASIDMQLKIWSLKDGSNPRTFLGHKGKVTDTVLIERGRNFLSSSRDGSIRLWECSTGTTIRTFTRKENPNDAILSMGLLSNDNPLTNEPASMNGNSLDFGTKGKTVISSHKSGVLTLHDVFTKESLLQMPSIFMEPCNSVIVNPQDNNYVYAGYENGSILIWDIRSNTVPLEEVVINKGIAINALKYYDNKLAISSGTDTSLLLDLDSSGSQFQNYIPTFLVNDDCQVTSFATDSKKIYIVGNNSFWASFKL
- the COG7 gene encoding Golgi transport complex subunit COG7 (similar to Saccharomyces cerevisiae COG7 (YGL005C); ancestral locus Anc_4.118), which gives rise to MSQENKKEASTSQDDELLEMFFDEGFVPQAYIDIFISTLNANKPNQIQTASSALLARLDFYTKYLTKELETTIWDLEKLSEALPATLSSNWPAIEDHDPTSFGASKLEYYIDTLGSAVRGLETDMDKVDSKLDALNSNYEKNSNNLMQKLKGLETIKSRLNNVLQTFNELKIILDISSDEKDKDVNRRKIATTSLDDFTISLRTLEDTIISALNESLDSEKSNEINDELLKRIDQLNDLLPLFNGFDKFNTVYSQFSTNIKHGVKEYLSTKDIDAELGS